Proteins encoded within one genomic window of Mesorhizobium sp. AR10:
- a CDS encoding sugar ABC transporter substrate-binding protein gives MNPQQKRRTEMNLTRRLFGVATLATALAVSTASPLFAQANKLGVMIYNIGVDPWMNVAVKALEENAKALGYEVTVADGRNDVAQMNAAIDQFVVQGVKAIVICPADPDSLVGSISKAVAAGVPVVAFSLGVSKDANLTSFVGADEVGMGRTAAQAALKAMGGKGNVALMTGILGTSAQIGRTQGQHEVFDKEAGVKVVEEQPNDWAHDKTVALIQDWLSKYPKGELNAVLAHGPEIVAAAEYAKSQGRDEVVFVGIDYPEDARRAIQEGTLLATISQDPKLLAKLAVEIADKAAKGETVEKEIMIETTLMTKENVEQKPADY, from the coding sequence GTGAATCCGCAACAGAAGAGGAGAACTGAAATGAACCTTACAAGACGTTTGTTCGGCGTCGCGACATTGGCTACGGCGCTGGCCGTTTCGACCGCATCACCGCTGTTCGCACAGGCGAACAAGCTGGGGGTAATGATCTATAACATCGGCGTCGATCCATGGATGAACGTGGCGGTTAAGGCGCTGGAAGAAAATGCAAAAGCTTTGGGATATGAGGTAACGGTTGCGGATGGTCGGAACGACGTGGCGCAGATGAATGCGGCCATCGACCAGTTCGTGGTGCAAGGCGTGAAGGCGATTGTTATCTGCCCGGCTGACCCGGACAGTCTGGTAGGCAGTATTTCAAAGGCTGTCGCGGCCGGCGTCCCAGTGGTGGCGTTTTCTCTCGGTGTCTCAAAGGATGCCAATTTGACCTCCTTCGTGGGTGCCGACGAGGTTGGCATGGGTCGCACCGCAGCACAGGCTGCCCTTAAGGCAATGGGCGGCAAGGGCAATGTCGCTCTCATGACCGGCATTTTGGGCACCTCGGCGCAAATCGGCCGAACCCAGGGCCAGCATGAGGTGTTCGACAAGGAAGCCGGCGTAAAGGTCGTTGAAGAACAGCCGAACGATTGGGCTCACGACAAGACCGTCGCCCTAATCCAGGACTGGCTGTCCAAGTATCCGAAGGGCGAGCTCAACGCAGTGCTGGCACATGGGCCCGAGATCGTCGCCGCGGCCGAATACGCAAAGTCACAGGGACGCGACGAGGTCGTCTTTGTCGGCATCGACTATCCCGAGGATGCTCGCCGCGCCATCCAGGAAGGGACGCTTCTGGCCACGATCAGCCAGGATCCCAAACTTCTCGCCAAGTTGGCTGTCGAGATTGCGGACAAGGCTGCGAAGGGTGAGACGGTGGAAAAAGAGATCATGATCGAGACCACTCTCATGACAAAGGAAAACGTCGAACAAAAGCCCGCCGACTATTAA
- a CDS encoding ATP-binding cassette domain-containing protein, translating into MLDVHKTPAFSVSSAVVPILESQGIAKHYGGVIALTGADLRVMPGEIVAIVGDNGAGKSTFVKIVSGAQPADDGKLFVTGREMSFHRPSDAREAGIETVYQDLSLAEHLDVLSNLFLGREEFYVNFGGLSILNRKKMATRAEELLNEIGVNVPGVRDIVGGLSGGQRQGVAIARAAGWGSQLIIMDEPTAALGVQETAHVHDIIRALQGRGVAVLLVSHNMKQVMELSDRVYVFRRGRIVRELVTKDTSTDEIIGYITGARGSSQ; encoded by the coding sequence ATGTTAGATGTTCACAAGACTCCCGCTTTCTCTGTTTCTTCAGCAGTTGTTCCGATCCTTGAATCACAAGGAATCGCGAAGCACTATGGTGGCGTGATCGCACTGACCGGCGCAGACTTGAGAGTCATGCCGGGAGAAATCGTAGCGATCGTGGGCGACAACGGCGCCGGAAAATCTACCTTCGTCAAGATCGTCTCAGGTGCGCAACCTGCGGACGACGGCAAGCTCTTCGTTACCGGACGGGAGATGTCTTTCCACAGGCCGAGCGATGCGCGTGAGGCGGGGATCGAAACCGTCTACCAGGATTTGTCGCTCGCCGAGCATCTGGATGTTTTATCCAATTTGTTTCTTGGGCGAGAGGAATTCTACGTCAATTTCGGCGGTTTGAGCATTCTTAACCGGAAGAAGATGGCGACCCGCGCCGAGGAATTGCTCAATGAAATAGGCGTGAATGTTCCAGGTGTGCGCGACATTGTCGGAGGGCTATCTGGCGGACAGCGGCAGGGTGTCGCCATCGCGCGTGCGGCCGGGTGGGGCTCCCAGCTGATCATCATGGACGAACCGACCGCTGCGCTGGGCGTGCAGGAAACCGCGCATGTGCACGACATCATCCGTGCATTGCAAGGACGCGGCGTGGCTGTGCTTCTGGTCAGCCACAACATGAAACAGGTCATGGAATTGAGCGACCGGGTCTATGTGTTCAGGCGCGGGCGCATCGTCCGAGAACTCGTCACCAAGGACACGTCGACCGACGAGATCATCGGCTATATTACAGGCGCTCGGGGTTCGAGCCAGTGA
- a CDS encoding GMC family oxidoreductase yields MPHFIIVGGGSSGCVLASRLSEDPDVSVLLLEEGPADTSPWIHLPVTYYKTGQGNLVARYPWAPSSGHRGDPNPTMVQARVLGGGSSVNAMVYLRGQPRDYDQWQAAGAEGWGWKDVLPYFKRCESNDRFANELHGTDGPLPVSDQEFTHPMSRLWVQACQQAGLPFNPDFNSGHQEGCGLYQINARNGRRGSTAVSYLKPARKRGNLAVHTGASVLRITFESKRATGVEVMLGGKRTLLRADREVIVTAGAIATPRLLMISGLGNVDHLKQKGVEPVHHLPGVGQNLQDHVEVSIIHEVNGPFSYDKYKKLHWQAAAGLEYLLFRRGPCTANVVEGGAFFRSSLNEERPDLQCCFMPGAGIEEGVDTVPGGNGTTLNICQTRPKSVGWIGLRSNDPFDLPYIRPNYLTEEYDVEVMCEGVEFGREMMSQPIIAKHLRREYAPGGIRTREDVRAYVLKQAHAALHPMGTCKIGRDDMSVVDASLKVHGIDGLRICDNSAGPNLVSGNTNGVAIMIAEKAADHIRKDHGMKAYAGG; encoded by the coding sequence ATGCCGCACTTCATAATCGTCGGTGGTGGTTCGTCCGGTTGTGTATTGGCTTCTCGCTTGAGCGAAGATCCCGACGTTTCCGTACTTTTGCTCGAAGAAGGGCCAGCGGACACGAGCCCGTGGATTCACCTGCCGGTGACCTACTACAAGACCGGTCAAGGCAATCTGGTTGCGCGTTATCCATGGGCTCCAAGCTCGGGCCATAGAGGCGATCCCAATCCGACAATGGTCCAGGCACGCGTGCTGGGCGGCGGAAGCTCGGTCAATGCCATGGTCTATCTGCGTGGTCAGCCACGCGACTACGATCAATGGCAAGCTGCCGGGGCCGAAGGATGGGGCTGGAAGGATGTCCTTCCTTACTTCAAACGATGCGAATCCAATGACCGTTTCGCCAACGAACTGCACGGCACGGACGGCCCTTTGCCGGTTTCCGATCAGGAGTTCACGCACCCCATGAGCCGCCTCTGGGTGCAGGCCTGCCAGCAAGCGGGCTTGCCGTTCAACCCTGATTTCAATTCAGGTCATCAGGAAGGCTGCGGTCTCTACCAAATCAATGCACGCAACGGACGCCGTGGGAGCACGGCCGTGAGCTACCTCAAGCCGGCTCGAAAGCGAGGAAACCTTGCCGTTCACACCGGCGCCAGCGTCTTGCGTATCACCTTCGAAAGCAAGCGCGCCACCGGGGTGGAAGTCATGCTCGGCGGGAAACGGACGCTGCTGCGCGCAGATCGGGAGGTTATTGTGACCGCGGGAGCCATCGCCACACCCAGGCTCTTGATGATTTCCGGTCTCGGCAACGTCGATCACCTGAAACAAAAAGGCGTGGAGCCGGTGCACCATCTGCCGGGTGTTGGGCAGAATCTGCAAGATCATGTCGAAGTGTCCATTATTCATGAGGTGAACGGCCCTTTCAGCTATGACAAATACAAGAAGCTGCACTGGCAGGCCGCCGCAGGGCTCGAGTATCTTTTGTTCCGCAGGGGACCTTGCACCGCCAACGTCGTGGAGGGTGGCGCTTTCTTCCGTTCCTCGCTCAACGAAGAACGACCGGATCTCCAATGCTGCTTTATGCCAGGCGCGGGTATCGAGGAGGGCGTTGATACTGTTCCCGGTGGCAACGGAACGACACTGAATATCTGCCAGACCAGGCCAAAGTCAGTGGGCTGGATCGGATTGCGCAGCAACGATCCCTTCGACCTGCCCTATATCAGACCGAACTATCTCACCGAAGAGTACGATGTCGAAGTCATGTGCGAGGGTGTCGAGTTCGGCCGTGAGATGATGTCTCAGCCGATTATTGCCAAGCATCTGAGGCGCGAGTACGCACCTGGCGGCATCCGCACACGAGAGGATGTTCGTGCGTATGTGCTAAAGCAGGCCCATGCCGCTTTGCATCCGATGGGAACCTGCAAGATAGGGCGCGATGATATGTCCGTCGTCGACGCAAGTTTGAAGGTGCACGGTATTGACGGCCTTCGTATCTGCGATAATTCCGCTGGGCCGAACCTGGTTTCCGGTAACACCAACGGTGTGGCGATCATGATTGCCGAGAAGGCGGCAGACCATATCCGCAAGGACCATGGCATGAAAGCGTATGCCGGCGGCTGA
- a CDS encoding GMC family oxidoreductase produces the protein MRMSAPSPDVVVIGSGAGGGPLVRQLAELGLNVLLLERGSAVPREADNWNVGKVFKERKYSPFEIWKDRAGKNFRPSSWYNIGGSTKFFGTVMMRLRASDFEAVEHAEGLSPAWPFSYEELEPYYGEAEHLFGIHGDPSLDPWEPPRSEQLPYSAVGSEPYVARIEERLRAKGLHPFPLPVAVDLHPGGKCVRCGTCDGFPCAVGGKNDAETRCIEPALETGRVTLWAGAFVRRLLVADDGRTINAVEVEHQGNIKTVSAGIFVLSAGAVNSALILMRSATGSFPDGLANSTDIVGRHYMTHNLTTMMAVSTRENPTKFQKTLAFNDFYDGEPGYPFPMGNVQTLGKLQSGMLVAGAKYLPQTIARALTKRSFDILIMSEDLPKAENRVMLRDGNVHISVQPNNLKCHARLNKRVKRILHDIGFPLVLTKTLPVNFTAAQCGTVRMGLDPQHSALDPYCRSWDHPNLFVVDASFMPTSAATNPSLTIAAQALRVAQHIARVEFGIEKASHGRVRGRRLS, from the coding sequence ATGCGTATGAGCGCACCTTCACCGGACGTCGTCGTCATCGGCAGCGGAGCCGGCGGCGGCCCTCTGGTGAGGCAACTGGCGGAATTGGGTTTGAATGTTCTCCTTCTGGAACGGGGCTCGGCCGTGCCGCGTGAAGCCGATAACTGGAATGTCGGCAAGGTCTTTAAGGAGCGTAAGTACAGCCCGTTCGAGATCTGGAAGGATCGGGCCGGCAAAAACTTCCGTCCTTCCAGCTGGTATAACATTGGTGGATCGACGAAGTTTTTCGGCACCGTGATGATGCGCCTGCGCGCGAGCGACTTCGAAGCTGTCGAACACGCTGAAGGCCTGTCGCCGGCCTGGCCTTTTTCCTATGAGGAGCTGGAGCCTTACTACGGCGAGGCGGAACATCTCTTCGGCATTCATGGTGACCCATCGCTCGACCCATGGGAACCACCCCGTTCCGAACAACTTCCCTATAGCGCCGTTGGGTCGGAACCCTACGTCGCCCGGATCGAAGAACGCCTGCGGGCGAAAGGTCTGCACCCCTTCCCGCTTCCGGTCGCTGTTGACCTGCATCCCGGGGGCAAGTGCGTGCGGTGTGGCACGTGTGACGGTTTTCCCTGCGCAGTCGGCGGCAAGAACGATGCGGAGACCCGTTGCATAGAGCCAGCCCTCGAGACGGGGCGTGTCACCCTGTGGGCCGGCGCTTTCGTACGTCGCCTGCTTGTCGCGGATGATGGTCGCACCATCAACGCCGTTGAGGTCGAACACCAGGGCAACATTAAAACCGTTTCTGCCGGCATATTTGTCCTCTCTGCCGGCGCAGTAAATTCGGCTCTCATTCTGATGCGCTCTGCTACCGGCTCGTTCCCGGACGGCTTGGCCAACAGCACAGATATCGTTGGACGTCATTACATGACGCACAACCTGACCACGATGATGGCCGTGTCGACGCGGGAGAATCCGACCAAATTCCAGAAGACGCTGGCCTTCAACGATTTCTACGACGGCGAGCCGGGATATCCATTCCCGATGGGAAATGTCCAGACGCTGGGCAAGTTGCAGTCGGGCATGCTGGTGGCCGGGGCAAAATATCTGCCTCAGACCATCGCCCGCGCTTTGACGAAGCGCAGCTTCGACATCCTGATAATGTCCGAGGACCTTCCGAAAGCGGAAAACCGTGTGATGCTGCGGGACGGAAACGTGCACATCTCCGTCCAGCCAAACAACTTGAAATGCCATGCTCGTCTTAACAAGCGGGTCAAACGAATTCTGCACGACATCGGATTTCCGCTCGTGCTCACGAAGACACTTCCGGTCAATTTTACCGCTGCACAATGCGGCACCGTCCGAATGGGCCTGGATCCCCAGCATTCGGCGCTCGATCCCTATTGCCGATCGTGGGACCACCCCAATCTCTTCGTGGTGGACGCGTCGTTCATGCCCACCTCCGCCGCGACAAACCCCTCCCTGACCATTGCTGCGCAAGCCCTGCGCGTGGCCCAGCACATCGCGCGGGTGGAGTTCGGGATCGAGAAGGCAAGCCATGGCCGCGTTCGGGGAAGAAGACTGTCCTGA
- a CDS encoding glycoside hydrolase family 3 N-terminal domain-containing protein — protein MDQIYRDAYAVLLPAFGDADFTVDSASFFRSGGVASLLGSTRGEYMARRMSPERQRHETREQLSAYADRARALAGDVLIAVDYEVGGVHRLHHFGPQLAHPRDVLEMNDDEIRSFGSEAARAAKLCGVNFFLGPVVDLVTGRNPWLRDRTFSTDADIVGRVASAFIRGVQEEGLVATAKHFPGHPHVLVDPFDSDTVTVTATLEELAPNLRCFDATIAAGVRAIMTGPIPVDAIDPDEPSSSSAKVVGMLRGAHNFKGLIVSDDIDLPGTLRGRTVADVAIASLKAGVDLLLLASGPQVDEVATRITRSVEGGDLRRESLARAANAVRSLASSAWQA, from the coding sequence ATGGATCAGATTTACCGCGATGCCTATGCCGTATTGCTCCCAGCTTTCGGCGATGCCGATTTCACTGTGGACTCTGCGTCCTTCTTTCGGTCAGGCGGCGTCGCCTCGCTCCTCGGATCAACGCGCGGGGAGTACATGGCACGCCGCATGTCGCCTGAACGGCAGCGGCATGAGACCCGGGAGCAACTGTCGGCTTATGCCGACCGCGCTCGTGCTCTCGCTGGCGACGTGCTGATCGCCGTCGATTACGAAGTGGGAGGCGTGCATCGTTTGCACCACTTCGGACCTCAGCTGGCGCACCCTCGCGATGTGCTGGAAATGAACGATGACGAGATCAGGAGCTTCGGTTCTGAAGCGGCGCGAGCAGCCAAGCTCTGCGGGGTCAATTTCTTTCTGGGGCCGGTTGTTGATCTGGTGACCGGCAGAAATCCGTGGTTGCGCGATCGCACCTTTTCCACCGACGCGGATATCGTAGGTCGTGTCGCGAGCGCCTTCATTCGCGGTGTACAGGAAGAAGGCCTGGTCGCAACGGCAAAGCATTTCCCTGGTCATCCCCATGTTCTGGTCGATCCGTTCGACAGCGACACCGTCACTGTGACGGCAACGCTGGAAGAACTCGCACCGAATTTGCGCTGCTTCGATGCGACCATCGCGGCGGGTGTGCGCGCAATCATGACCGGCCCCATTCCTGTCGACGCGATCGATCCCGATGAGCCTTCCTCCTCCTCGGCCAAGGTCGTAGGCATGCTGCGAGGGGCCCACAATTTCAAAGGCCTCATCGTTTCGGACGACATTGATTTGCCGGGTACTTTGCGGGGACGGACCGTGGCCGATGTCGCAATCGCGTCGCTGAAAGCCGGTGTCGACCTTCTGCTTCTCGCATCCGGCCCTCAGGTTGATGAGGTTGCCACACGCATCACTCGGTCGGTCGAGGGTGGCGATCTCCGACGGGAATCGCTCGCTCGTGCGGCGAACGCCGTTCGTTCTCTGGCCAGCAGTGCGTGGCAAGCATGA
- a CDS encoding GMC family oxidoreductase, with product MRRRPDYIIVGGGSTGCTLAGRLTEDADTHVTLFEQGPADRNPWIHLPVTYYKVCKGPLLSRYSYERSPEQAPAESPTMIQARVLGGGSSVNAMLYVRGVPDDYDGWAAGGAEGWSYADVLPYFKRAEGNNRFQGEAHSSQGPLGVSDARYIHPLTRVWLQACQQAGLPYNSDFNSGDQSGVGLYQVTTRDGRRSSAAVAYIRPAMGRPNLDLRTKCQVRRILFEGQRAVGVEFVERGTRHRLRAEREVILSAGAIATPHLLLLSGVGPADHLETHSIPVVCDLPGVGQNYQDHMEMSLVYGLSGPYSYDKYKKPWWAAKAGLEYMLFRSGPVTSNVAEAGGFWWSSNGTTNPDIQLFFLAGAGVEEGVGTVPGGNGCTISVSQTRPKSRGFIELAGGDTSRPPRIVPNYLTHPDDIHCLADGVRLVQDIMGQPVLSRYVEQAHIPPRPLSTTAEFDAFVRSQAHPGLHPCGTCRMGRDSMAVVDPQLRVHGVEGLRIADASVMPDVISGNLNSVVIMIGEKAADLLRDRPAAANGISLPDARSLEAQRL from the coding sequence ATGAGACGACGTCCCGACTACATCATTGTGGGTGGCGGCTCCACCGGCTGCACGCTGGCCGGTCGATTGACGGAAGATGCCGACACGCATGTCACGCTCTTCGAGCAGGGCCCGGCGGATCGCAACCCATGGATCCATCTCCCGGTTACCTACTACAAGGTGTGCAAAGGTCCGCTTCTGTCGCGATACTCCTACGAGCGCAGCCCGGAGCAGGCGCCGGCTGAGAGCCCGACAATGATCCAGGCGCGCGTGCTTGGCGGCGGCAGCTCGGTGAACGCGATGCTGTACGTCCGCGGCGTGCCCGACGACTACGACGGATGGGCTGCCGGGGGCGCAGAAGGCTGGAGTTACGCGGACGTTCTCCCGTACTTCAAGCGGGCCGAAGGAAACAACCGTTTTCAGGGAGAGGCGCATAGCAGCCAGGGACCGCTCGGCGTCTCGGATGCACGATACATACATCCGCTGACGCGGGTGTGGCTTCAGGCCTGCCAACAGGCCGGCCTGCCCTACAATTCCGATTTCAATTCAGGTGACCAGTCGGGGGTTGGGCTTTATCAGGTCACCACCCGGGATGGGCGTCGCTCTTCCGCAGCGGTTGCCTACATCCGCCCCGCGATGGGTCGGCCCAACCTCGATCTAAGGACGAAGTGCCAGGTGCGCCGCATTCTGTTCGAAGGACAGCGCGCCGTCGGGGTCGAGTTTGTAGAGCGAGGCACGCGCCATCGTCTCAGGGCCGAGCGTGAGGTCATCCTGTCGGCAGGCGCGATCGCCACCCCACACTTGCTCTTGCTCTCGGGAGTGGGGCCTGCTGACCATCTTGAAACTCACAGCATTCCGGTCGTTTGCGACCTTCCGGGGGTGGGGCAGAATTATCAGGACCACATGGAAATGTCGCTCGTGTACGGCCTGAGCGGCCCGTACAGCTATGACAAATACAAGAAGCCATGGTGGGCTGCGAAGGCCGGCCTTGAGTATATGCTCTTCCGCAGCGGGCCTGTGACGTCCAACGTCGCGGAAGCCGGAGGCTTCTGGTGGAGTTCGAACGGAACGACCAATCCAGACATCCAGCTCTTTTTTCTTGCTGGCGCCGGCGTCGAAGAAGGTGTCGGTACCGTGCCCGGTGGCAACGGCTGCACGATCAGTGTTTCGCAGACTCGACCGAAGTCGCGTGGTTTCATCGAGCTGGCGGGTGGGGACACCAGCCGGCCGCCGAGGATCGTACCGAACTATCTCACTCATCCGGACGACATCCACTGCCTGGCGGATGGAGTTCGCCTCGTTCAGGACATTATGGGGCAGCCAGTGCTGTCCCGATACGTCGAACAGGCACACATCCCACCCAGGCCTCTCTCGACCACGGCCGAGTTTGATGCGTTCGTACGCTCGCAGGCCCACCCCGGCCTGCATCCTTGCGGCACTTGCCGTATGGGGCGCGATTCCATGGCAGTGGTCGATCCGCAATTGCGTGTCCATGGTGTGGAAGGGCTCAGGATCGCTGACGCGTCGGTGATGCCCGATGTCATATCGGGCAACCTCAATTCGGTCGTCATCATGATTGGCGAGAAGGCTGCGGACCTTCTCCGAGATCGGCCTGCCGCCGCAAACGGCATCAGCCTGCCCGACGCGCGCTCGCTCGAAGCACAGAGATTGTAG
- a CDS encoding Gfo/Idh/MocA family protein, translated as MGLLTSDIPRKRRFRAGMVGGGRGSFFAGIHRAAMRLANRFDLVAGAFSSNPQTCLEAGEALGISTDRNYLNFRDMASAEAARDDAIDVAIIVTPNHLHFEPCKLFLEAGIPVICDKPLVNSSDEARELQRLAAANDTFFAMTYTYTGYPMVRDARARIRAGEIGQIRFMYVEYLLEWLANGPSSLGKGAVWRGDPAKAGLTGALGDIGTHAFNILEFLSGQRCTALSAKLMQTIDSFGLDDTDVVQMEFDGGANGLLWAALAAPGHRNGLRFKIVGTKATIEWQQEAPETLHVSRLGEADLIYRRGHRDMTADAASSISLPAGNPEAYLEALAVLYSDYATALEAGSNWREALPIPLADINEGLRGVLLSEICVKSSSLRSWVPFPDS; from the coding sequence ATGGGCCTGTTGACGAGTGATATTCCGCGCAAGCGCCGCTTCCGCGCTGGAATGGTGGGAGGCGGCCGTGGATCTTTTTTCGCGGGTATCCACAGGGCGGCCATGCGCCTCGCAAACCGTTTCGACCTCGTGGCAGGGGCCTTCTCCTCCAACCCGCAAACCTGCCTGGAGGCAGGAGAAGCCTTGGGCATATCAACAGACAGGAATTACCTGAACTTCCGCGACATGGCGTCAGCCGAGGCGGCGCGAGACGACGCCATAGACGTTGCGATCATTGTGACGCCCAATCATTTGCATTTCGAACCGTGCAAGCTGTTTCTCGAGGCAGGCATCCCGGTCATATGCGACAAACCGCTCGTCAATTCATCGGACGAGGCTCGCGAACTCCAAAGACTGGCGGCGGCGAATGACACGTTCTTCGCCATGACCTACACCTATACGGGTTACCCAATGGTCCGCGATGCCCGTGCGCGCATCCGCGCGGGAGAAATCGGGCAGATCCGGTTCATGTATGTCGAGTATCTGCTGGAATGGCTCGCCAACGGTCCTTCGAGCCTTGGCAAGGGCGCTGTCTGGCGTGGTGATCCAGCAAAGGCCGGGCTGACCGGTGCACTTGGAGACATCGGCACACACGCCTTCAACATTCTCGAGTTTCTGTCAGGGCAGCGATGCACGGCGCTTAGCGCCAAGCTGATGCAAACCATCGATTCGTTCGGTCTTGATGATACCGATGTGGTGCAGATGGAGTTCGACGGCGGCGCCAACGGGCTGTTGTGGGCTGCCCTCGCCGCGCCCGGGCACCGCAATGGTTTGCGTTTCAAGATAGTTGGCACGAAGGCAACCATTGAGTGGCAGCAAGAGGCACCGGAGACACTCCATGTTTCGCGTCTCGGCGAGGCTGATCTGATCTATCGCCGCGGACACCGGGACATGACCGCAGACGCAGCCAGCTCAATCAGCCTGCCTGCCGGCAATCCCGAAGCCTATCTTGAGGCACTGGCTGTGCTCTATTCGGACTACGCGACAGCCCTGGAAGCCGGCAGCAACTGGCGTGAGGCACTGCCTATTCCGCTTGCGGACATAAACGAGGGGCTGCGCGGCGTGCTGTTGTCCGAGATTTGCGTCAAGTCCTCGTCGCTAAGGTCCTGGGTTCCCTTTCCCGATTCTTGA
- a CDS encoding GMC family oxidoreductase, whose amino-acid sequence MQDAYDYIIVGAGTAGCILANRLSEDPANRVLLLEAGGRDNWIWFHIPVGYLFAIGNPKSDWMFRTEAEPGLNGRSLAYPRGKVIGGSSAINAMIAMRGQAADYDTWRNLGLPGWGWSDVLPVFRRLEDHFLGNGPHHGVGGGWRVEAPRLSWPILDAVRDAAIEMGVPRSDDFNTGDNEGAGYFHVNQKRGRRWSSARGFLKPALGRSNLELATDVLVDRLLVKDNRVSGVRFYRADGSQQVAHTRGEIILSAGAIGSVQILHRSGIGPGKWLREAGVDCIIDRPGVGQNLQDHLQQRAIYKVRGARTLNDTYHSLFQKGLMGLDYAVRRRGPLTMAPSQLGIFTRSDPTQDRANIEFHVQPLSLDKFGDPLHRFSAITVAACNLRPTSRGNVKITSPDPAKPPSIKPNYLSTDEDRQVAADAIRVTRRLMKQEALRHLHPEEYLPGQSIGDDAEALAKAAGDIGTTIFHPVGTARMGKAADRQAVVDASLRFHGVDGLRVVDASVMPLIVSGNTNTPTAMIAMKGADIILGNRKTGG is encoded by the coding sequence ATGCAGGACGCTTACGACTACATCATTGTCGGCGCGGGGACCGCGGGGTGCATTCTGGCGAACCGGCTTTCGGAAGACCCGGCGAACCGGGTCCTGCTTCTCGAGGCCGGAGGGCGAGACAACTGGATCTGGTTTCACATACCAGTCGGCTATCTCTTCGCGATCGGCAATCCAAAATCGGATTGGATGTTTCGCACCGAGGCCGAGCCTGGCCTGAATGGCCGGAGCCTTGCCTATCCGCGTGGAAAGGTCATTGGCGGGTCGTCGGCAATCAACGCAATGATCGCGATGCGCGGTCAGGCCGCCGACTATGACACCTGGCGTAACCTCGGCTTGCCCGGCTGGGGCTGGAGCGATGTGCTTCCGGTGTTTCGCCGGCTTGAGGATCACTTCCTGGGGAATGGGCCGCATCACGGTGTCGGCGGAGGATGGCGCGTAGAGGCTCCGCGGCTTTCATGGCCGATCCTTGACGCCGTGCGCGATGCCGCGATCGAAATGGGGGTACCCAGATCGGACGACTTCAACACCGGCGACAATGAAGGCGCCGGCTATTTCCACGTGAACCAGAAGCGGGGCCGCCGCTGGTCATCCGCGAGGGGCTTTCTCAAACCGGCGCTCGGCAGATCCAACCTGGAACTTGCAACCGATGTCCTCGTCGATCGGCTGTTGGTGAAGGACAATCGCGTCAGCGGAGTCCGCTTTTACCGCGCAGACGGCTCGCAGCAAGTGGCACACACGCGCGGCGAAATAATCCTGAGCGCCGGAGCAATCGGCTCGGTGCAGATTCTGCATCGCTCCGGTATCGGGCCAGGCAAGTGGCTTCGAGAGGCCGGCGTCGACTGCATCATCGATCGTCCGGGCGTCGGACAAAACCTGCAGGACCACCTTCAGCAGCGCGCAATATACAAGGTCCGCGGGGCGCGAACACTCAACGATACCTATCACTCCCTCTTCCAGAAGGGACTGATGGGCCTGGACTACGCCGTGCGGCGGCGGGGACCGCTGACAATGGCCCCATCACAGCTTGGCATCTTCACGCGTTCGGATCCAACGCAAGATCGAGCAAACATCGAGTTCCATGTGCAGCCGCTTTCGCTGGATAAATTCGGTGACCCGCTGCACCGTTTCTCGGCGATAACGGTCGCAGCATGCAATCTGCGCCCGACTTCGCGCGGCAACGTCAAAATTACGTCGCCTGACCCGGCGAAGCCTCCTTCCATCAAACCTAACTATCTGAGCACCGACGAGGATCGTCAGGTGGCCGCCGATGCGATACGCGTCACGCGTCGGCTGATGAAACAAGAGGCCCTGCGCCACCTCCACCCCGAAGAGTATCTGCCAGGACAGTCGATCGGAGACGATGCCGAAGCCCTCGCGAAGGCAGCTGGCGACATAGGAACGACAATCTTCCATCCAGTGGGCACGGCGCGGATGGGTAAGGCGGCAGACAGGCAGGCTGTGGTTGACGCTTCTCTTCGCTTCCACGGCGTGGATGGGCTTCGTGTTGTGGATGCATCCGTCATGCCTCTGATCGTCTCCGGAAACACCAATACGCCGACGGCGATGATCGCGATGAAGGGGGCGGATATCATCCTGGGCAATCGGAAAACAGGCGGCTAG